CGCCAAACCCGCGGCCAAGGGCAAGAAGAGCCAGGCCGTGCCCGACCTGGCCCAGGCCTCGCCGGAGGCGGGGTTGCGCACGGCGTCCGGTCTCAAGCCGCACCAGGCGATGAAGGCGATGAACGGCGTCAACAGCGCCGCGGACCGCTCCGTCGGCGACGAGCACAAGAAGCTGTCTTCCGCCCCGCCGTCCATGCAACGGCCCGCCGGTGCCCCGCAGACCCTCGACGGCGAGCCGAAGGCCGACGCCCCCGCCGAGTACTCCAACTCCCCGGCCGACAAGGCCGATGCGCCGGAGAAGAAGGACGCCGAGGTCACGGACCAGAAGAAGCCGGAGGGCAAGATCCCCGCCGAGGAGGTCGAGGAACCCGACGGCTGGGACACCTTCCTGATGGGCCTCGGGTACGTGGTCGGGACGGTCGCCAGCTGGTTCGACTCCGACGTCAAGCCCGAGGACCTCGCGGCCAAGTTCGCCGGCATGCCGACCCAGGACGAAGCGCTGAAGCAGGCTCAGGCGGGCAACGCGCCGGGCGTGGAGATGAAGGGCGAAGCCGGCGAGAAGTCCCGCGAGCAGAACGAATCCGTCGACGCCAAGGGCGAGGAGACCGCCGAGACCGGCCGCGACGACACCGAGCGCCGCATGGGCGAGGACCAGGTCTACCCCAAGGCGCCCAAGGAAGAGCTGCGCGGGCAGGTGCCGGAGCGCGAGCGCGGCAAGGGCGGCGGTCCGGAGGGCGGGGCGAACACCGGCGCGGTGCCGGAGGAGGCGGCCTCGGAGGTCGCCGAGCACGAGCGCGGCAAGGAGTTCAAGGCCTCCTTCAGCAAGGGCGAGCAGAGCTTGGCCGAGGCCAAGCGCAAGAAGGAGGCCGACTCCCAGAAGTCCAAGGAGAAGCACCGGCAGTCGGTGGATCGCGAGGTCCAGAAGAACACCGAAGAGCAGTCCGGGCAGCGGCAGACGACGCTCGACGACGTCACCGGCGAACGGCAGCGCTGGCGCGACGAACAGGACGCGGAACTCCAGAAGCTGGGCACGAAGAAGTCCGAGAAGCGCGAACAGGCCGAGAAGGACGTCGACAAGCACGAGAAGGACACCGACAAGAAGGCCGAGGAGCGCAAGGAGGAGGACAACGGCAAGATCCGCCAGAAGGGCCGCGACGCCGAGGGCGAGGCCAAGACCAAGCGCACCGAGACCGAGAACCAGGCGGGCAACTGGGTCGAGAAGGCCTTCGAGTACATCAAGCAGAAGTTCATCGAGCTGCGGGACAAGATCATCGAGATCCTCCGCAACGCGCGCGAGAAGATCATCGAGTTCGTCGAGAACTTCAAGTTCGACATCGAAGCGCTGATCAACGAGATCCGCGAGACGATCATCGGCCTGATCAAGAAGCTCGTCGACGAACTGGTCGAGCTGGCCAAGGCGCTGGTGCAGGCGATCATCGACCTGGCCAACGAGATCCGCAAGTTCATCGCCGACCTGATCGAGCGCGCCATCGCCCTGGTGAACAAGCTCGCCGAGGCGCTCAAGCAGCTCATCAACGACCTGCTGGAAGCGATCGCGAAGCTGCTCAACGACATCCTCAGCGTCCTGAAGAAGGCGCTGGAGGCGATGGTCCAGGCGGTCAAGGACGCCATCAAGGCGGTCCTGGACTTCGCATCGAAGCTGCTCAGCGGCCTGGGCCAGTTCATGATGATCGCCGCCGACTTCCTGAGCGATCCGGGCGGCTGGCTCAGCGGTGCGAAGGGCTCCGCGGAGGACGGCGCGAAGAACCACTTCTTCCGCGAGGTCAAGAACGCGGTCAAGACCTGGTTCCAGCAGAAGATCGAGGAGATCATCGGCCTGCCCAAGGAGATCATCAACAAGCTGATCAAGGGCGGCCTGACGCTGGAGTGGATCGTCAAGCAGGTCTGGGACGCCGTCGTCCCGCAGCTGCCGTTCATCATCGGCGAGATCGTGATCACCAAGGTCATCGCCAAGCTCATCCCCGGCGCCGGCTGGGTGATGGCGGTCATCGACGCGATCAAGACGGCCATCGGCGCGCTCGGCGAGATCCTCCGCGCCTTCGGCGCGGTCCTGACCTGGCTGAGATCGGTGCGCAAGGGCGGCGCGGGCGTGCTGTTCGCCAAGGCGGTGGCCGCCGGTGTGGTGGCGCTGCTGGAGCTGGCCTACGAGTTCCTGCTCTCCGGCATCGGCAAGTACGTCGGCAAGGTCGGCAGCCGCCTGAAGGACATCGCCAAGCGAATGGCCACCAAGGGCCGCAAGAAGAAGCCCGGCCAAGGCGCCGGCGACGAAGACCCCCGCCCCGGCGGCCGACCCGGCCAGCGCACGGACACCCCCGGCCCCCGCAACACCCGCCCCGGTGAGGGCAGCCGCACCGGACGCCCCAACGCGCGCCCCGGAACCAACCGCCGAAACGAGCGCCCCGGCCGCCGCAACGACGAACGCCGCAACGACACCGGCCGCCGCGACAACGGCCGCGACGAGAGAGACCGCGAGCGCCAGGACGACCGGACCTCCCCCAGCTCAGCGGCCCGCCAAGCAGCCAACAAACCGGGCGGCAAACCCGGCCCGGACCGAGACGCCCCGAAGCCCGACCGCAACCACCGGGGCAGAAGCGAATCGGATCAAGACCGCCGACGCCGCGAGGACAACGACCGGGACCGGCCCGACAAGGACCCCAGGGACCGGGACCAACGCCCGGACAAGGACAACCCGGACTCCCGAGACCGCAAACCCACCGACCGGGACGACTCCCCAGCGGCCAAGGACAAGAACGGCAACCCCAAGGGCAAGAAGGACGAGGACAAGCCCGACACCAAGCCAACCCCAGCTGCCAAGCCCAAGCCCAAGCCCGACCCACCCCGAAAAACCCGCGAAGACACGGACACCAAGAAGGACAAGGGCGACGACAACCAGAAGCCCAAGGACGACGACACCGGAACCAAGAAGCAGGACGACGAGGACACCAGCCGCCGCCAAGACGACGGTAGTTCCCAACGCAAGGACAAGGACCAGGACCCGAACAAGGCCAAGGACGGCTCCGGCCAGCGCAGGCGCACCAAGGACGACGCCTCGCGCCGCGACAAGCGCAAGGACTCCGACAGCAGGAAGCCCGAGCGCGACAAAGGCGACTCGCCCGGCAGGCCCAAGACCCCGAAGGACAAGACGAACAGGACAAACAAGGAAAACTCTGCCAGCGAAAAATCGAAGCGCCTGGCTCTCATTCTCGCCAGGATCAGGCCGATCATCAAACGCAGGACCAAGCACGGCATGGCGGAAGACGCCGTTGACGCCATGCTGCAATCAATGCGCAGACACTACCGACTTGGCCGCCTTTACAGGTCTGGAACTCCTCGGTCAATCCTCTACGCCAGCCTCAGCCCGCCAACTCCGTTCGAAGACCTGCACAAGGAGAAGGAACCCGACAAGAACGAGGATGCCCTGTACGACGAGCAGCAGCCAGATCCCCATCCTCCGGTAGAGATGGACGATAAGCTGCTCGCCAAGCACGGAACCGACTGGCACAGCAGCGTCGTGACCGACATCGACAAGAAGGACCGAAAGTTCTCGGTCTACGGACACGGGAAGCTGGGCAAGCGCGAATTCGACATCGAATTCAGCGAGAAGAGACGATGGAAGGACTTCCCGAAGAGGCAGGGCGCGGCGGAGTCGAGTTTCCTGTTCGGGGAGAAATTCGAGAAAGTTCGCCACAAAGCCGACTGGGGAGCCGGCGGACGCGACTCCCAGAACTGGCGGCATGCCCGGCAATCACTCAGCTACTCAAGGAGAGCAAGCTTCTTCGTCGGCGACCACAGGGAGTGGCACCACATCTACGAGCAGGCCGCAGGCGGCCCGAACAGCGTCGAAAACGTCGCGAGCACCACACACACCTTCAACAACAAGTTCGCCGCCTGGTACGCGACCAAGAGGAAAGGCCGTTTCATGGGCGAGAATCTCAACGGCCGAACCGTGCGAGAGTTCCTCAAGGACAAGTCGCCCGACGAACACTGGAGGTGGGGCGAGCTCTGCCTGAAGGTGCACGGAAAGATCCTCCGCGGACTGTCGAGCCCTCGCGGCAGCTATCAAGAGCTCTTCTGACCGGAATCAACTCGAGGGAGAGGTGCGAGTGCACACCAGACACGCGATATACACCGAGGAATCGGTCCCCGGGAGCGAACTAGAGGCACAACTCCTGGAAAGTGGCGCGGTGCGGAGCAGCGCCGACGACCCGTTCGACTGGATCGTCAACGCCGAGAACCGGAACGAGGTCGAAGGACTGCTGCGTCGAGTTTCAGCCGACTACAAGTTGTTCTACGAATTCGAGGTCGACGCAACCGATGCAATCGACCGCATCGCCGCCTACCTGTCGATCGACACCTTCACGCCAGGCATCGACACCAGCAAGAGTGCGATCCTGAAGACCCCGGCAGACTTTTCGCTGGCGGCCACGAAGCCACTGATCGACTCGCTTGGCGATATCACCGCGGGACTGTCCTGGACGAAGCACGAAAACTTCGGCGAACTTTTCAAACTCAGCGGAGCCGCAGAGCTACCGGATCCGGTAAAGCTACCGGGAATACACCGCGTCCAGAAGCTCACAACCGGCCGCTGGGAAGCGTCCTACGATGGGCGCGCCCTCATGACCAGCAACAACCTGAAGACGTTGAGCAGTTGCGGAATCGCCTGGATAACGAGCTTTTCGGACTACTCGGACACATATCAGCAGGAACCCTTTCCGGTTTTCAGCGGAAATCTACTGCAAACGCTGAAGAGAGCAGGAGCCAGCGTAGCTGCGTACCTACCACCCGAAGACTTCGAAATAACCCCCTGGTGAATCAGCAGACCGAGAGAAGAGAGAAGAAGTTGACCAGGTACGCAGACATTCCCAAGCCCATCCGGTCCGGCATCGTCGTTGTTGATCCTGAGCGGGGCACGCCTCAGCGGATCATCGTGTTGCAGTTCAACCCTGACGCGCTTGAGCGGTCTGTGTCTCCTCAGACTGCTGGAGGTGAAGGGGATGGCGGCGGTGGGGGTAGTGGGGGCGGAGACAAGAACGAGGCTCTGAGGCTGAAGGGGCCTGCTCAGGAGACTTGGAAGATCACTGCTGAGCTCGACGCCACCGATCAGCTGGATGTTGCTGCTCCGCACGGGATTCATCCTCAGCTGGCCACGTTGGAGATGCTCGTGCAGCCGACGACCGCGAAGTTGCGGGAGGCCACTCGGCTTTCGAAGAACGGGGCCATCGAGATCAGTCCGATCGAGATGCCGTTGACGTTGTTCACCTGGGGCAGCAAGCGGGTTGTGCCGGTGAGGCTCACCGAGATGTCGGTGAACGAGTCCGCTTTCGACGTCGACCTCAACCCCATCCGGGCCAGTCTGAGCCTGGGGATGAAGTTGCTGACCGTCAGCGATCTGCCTGCCGGGCACCGGGGCGCCGAGCTGTACATGGCTCACCTGGCGCAGAAGGAGCGGATGGCCGGGGTGGCCGCGCAGGGGTCGTTCGGGGCGATGGGGCTCGGGAACCGGGACATCGGACTGGGGAGGTAGGGCGTGATCGAGCCGTTCGAGAGTGCGCTGGATTCCGTACCCGGGTCGCATCCGTACCCGCGGACCAGCCGGTACCACGATGCCGAGATCGGCGTGCACCGGCGGGCCGACGGGACCGAGGTTCGCTACGCCAAGCGGCGGCTGTTGCCGAAGCTCGACGACGAGCACGCCGAGGCGCACGTCGTCAGCGCCGGGGAGCGGCCCGATCACCTGGCGCAGCGGTACTTCGGGGATCCCGGGCAGTGGTGGCGCATCGCCGATGCCAACCCGGTGCTCGATCCTCGCGAGCTGACCGACGAGGCGGGGCGGGTCATCGCCGTTCCGGACGGGTTCGACCATGTCTGAGGTTCCCGTCGGGCAGGGCCCGGTTCACCTGAGCCTCCGGATGGGGCCCAAGCTGGCCCGGCCGGTTCCGCCGGAGGTGACCGCGGCGCTGCTGTCGGCGCAGATCACCAGCACCGCAGGCGAGCGCAGCGGGTTCCAGCTGTCCTTCGACCTCACCAAGAAGGGCCGGATCATCGACCGGCTGCTGCCCGAGGGGTTCTTCGACCCGAAGACGCGGATCATCGTGTCCATCTCGATCCGGGCGACGCCGGTCGTGCTGCTCGACGGGCTGATCGTGCGCAACGAGGTCGGTTCCAGCAACCAGCCGGGCCAGTCGACGCTGACCGTCACCGGCGAGGACCTCACGCTGCTGCTCGACCTCGAAGAACGCGCCGACCGGTACCCCAACCTCGCGCCCTCGCAGCGCGTCGAGCGGATCCTGCGCAAGTACGCCGATTACGGCATCGAGCCGCGCATCGTCGGCGAGCAGATCCACCAGCCGCCGCGCGAGCAGCTGCGCGTGGACTACCAGTCCAGCACCGACCTGCAGTACGTCAACGACCTCGCCCACGCCAACGGCTACACCTTCTACCTCGAACCCGGCCCCCGACCCGGCCGCTCGACCGCCTACTGGGGCCCGGAGAAGCGGCTCGGGCAGCGCCAGCACGCGCTCAACGTCAACATGGGCGCGGACTCCACTGTGGACCAGCTGACGTTCGCCTACGACGGCACCGCGCGGGAACAGCCCGAAGCTCGCGTGCAGGATCCGTCCACCCGCGACATCACGCTGCTGCCCGATCCCGACATCGGCCCGCTGCGACCGCCGCTGGCCCGCCGGGCCTCCCCCGCGCTCAAGCGCAAAGCGCTGCCCGGCACCGCGAAGATGGATCCCGAACGCGCCCGCGCGCGGGCGCTCGCGCGAGCCGCGACCTCGGCCGATGCGATCTCCGGATCCGGGCAGCTCGACGTCAACCGGCACGGGTACGTGCTGCGGCCCCGGGAACTGGTCGGGGTGCGCGGGGCGGGCGTGACCTACGACGGCGACTACTACGTCAAATCCGTCACCCACAACCTCCGGGTCGGCTCCTACCAGCAGAACTTCACGCTCTCCCGCGAAGGGCTGGTGGCCGGCAGCGACCGGGTCCGCCCCTAGGCAAGGAAGGAACGCATGGCCGACGCACCGAACAGCCGCTTCCTCGGCAAGTTCCGGGGTCGCGTGATGAACAACGCCGATCCGCTGGGCATCGGCCGGATCACCGCGCAGGTCCCCGACGTGCTCGGCGACCTGACCTCGACGTGGGCGCTGCCGTGCCTGCCGTTCACCGGGCGCGAGTCCGGGCAGTACGTGGTGCCGGAGATCGGCGCCGGGGTGTGGGTGGAGTTCGAGCAGGGCGATCCGAGCTTCCCGATCTGGACCGGCTGCTGGTACGGCGAGCGCGCCGAGCTGCCGCCCGACGCGCAGAAGGACGACCGGCCGGTGGTGATCCAGACGCCGGGCAACCACAAGGTGCTGATGTCGGACGCGCCCGGCGGCGACGGGATCCTGCTGCGCGCGCCCAACGGCGCCTACGTCCAGATCGACGAGAAGGGCGTGACCATCGGCACCGGCCAGGGCGCGTCCATCCAGCTCGTCGGCGACGAGGTCAACATCAACCAGGGGCGGCTGATCGTGCCCAGACGGCGATAGGGGAAGCCTTGACCGGACGCGGGAACTTCATCCACGCCTCCACCGCGCTGCACTGCCCGCACGGCGGGCCGGTCGTCACCGCATCCGCCGCCGCGGCGGTGCGCGTCGACGGGCAGCCGGTGCGCACCGCCGGGGACGTGTTCGCGGTGCGCGGGTGCCCGCACATCGCGCGCGGGCGGCCTGATCCGTGCCTGACGGTGCGGTGGAGCCCGCCGCGGGACGCGGTGCTGATCGACGGCGTGCCGGTGCTGCTGGATTCCACCGACGGGCAGTGCTTCGGGGCCGATCTGCTGCCGCGCGGTCGGCCGGTGGCGCGCACGGGCGGTCAGGAGGTGAGTTGCCGGTGAAGCGCACCGACATCGCCTTCCCCTACCGCATCGATCAGCGCGGGCGCACCGCGCGGGCCGGGCACGACGCGCACGTGCGGGATCTCCTGGAGCAGCTGCTGTTCACCAGCCCCGGCGAGCGGGTGATGCGCCCGGACTTCGGTTGCGGGCTGCTGGACGTGGTTTTCGCGCCGAACAGCCCGGAACTCACCGCGACGCTGGAACTCTCGGTGCACGCCGCGGTGCAGCGGTGGCTCGGTGAGCTCGTCGAGGTCGAGGCGCTGGACATCGTGGCCGACGAGGACACCGTGCGGGTGCGGATGCAGTACCGGGTGCGGGCCACCGGCAGCCGCCGGGACGAGGAGTTCGAGGGGCGGGGTGCGGCGTGAGCACCGATGCGGAACTGCGCTGCGGCGCCGACGGCAGGCGCGAGAAGGTGCGCGAGCACCGGTTCGGCGGGGTCGACGCCGTGGAGGCCGCCGACGACGGCCGCACGCTGGTGGTCACCTTCATCGGCAAGGCGCCGCACGGGGTGGGCCCGGAGAACGTGCGCATCGACGGCGGCAGGCGGATCACCGGCATCGAGGTGCTGCGGGTCGAGGTGGAGCGGGAGGAGGATCCCGAGCTCGACGACCTGATGCGCGTCACCCTCGACCGCACCGGCGACACCGCGCGCTACCGCCTCTCCATCGTCGCCGCCGACCCGCACGGGCGGCCGGGCACCGAGCCCTACCCCGGTTTCGACCAGCGGTACTTCAGCGCCGAGTTCACCTTCCGGCCCGGCGGGCCGACGCCGTTCGACTGCGCCGAGGAGCCCGGCTGCCCGCCGGAGGTCCGGCCCGCGCCGCTGATCGACTACACCGCGCGGGACTACGCCACGCTGCGGCAGCTGCTGCTGGACCGGCTCGCGCTGACCACCC
This portion of the Saccharopolyspora antimicrobica genome encodes:
- a CDS encoding GPW/gp25 family protein, producing the protein MKRTDIAFPYRIDQRGRTARAGHDAHVRDLLEQLLFTSPGERVMRPDFGCGLLDVVFAPNSPELTATLELSVHAAVQRWLGELVEVEALDIVADEDTVRVRMQYRVRATGSRRDEEFEGRGAA
- a CDS encoding phage baseplate assembly protein V, with product MADAPNSRFLGKFRGRVMNNADPLGIGRITAQVPDVLGDLTSTWALPCLPFTGRESGQYVVPEIGAGVWVEFEQGDPSFPIWTGCWYGERAELPPDAQKDDRPVVIQTPGNHKVLMSDAPGGDGILLRAPNGAYVQIDEKGVTIGTGQGASIQLVGDEVNINQGRLIVPRRR
- a CDS encoding eCIS core domain-containing protein, translated to MSTPVPAHRSRSSQDAKRRKRKDRKPKNRAPEPKEIVSGAGQPLDHSTRRELEERLGHDFSRVRLHTDRESGDLADMLGADAVAIGQDILFSPGKFRPGTADGERLLAHELLHTVQNPDGLGALRAGRDLGAVSLPQQAIEREAESGARERNPEVRTGRSTPGWLRYAKVDADRTRMEVVDPATFVDRLANGLLRSLRGDPEDRSKRTRKQLARMSPELRESVLDRLESRLLSSEQERVLDLVEEIEADDNVERSALSAPEIEPDAEADLRLERETQQQESTEQQEREDEPAQAAGPDKEQSGPSGADGSTPENAGPSEPGAGETDAEGQDPDAAESEESEQSGESASQDKSGERSGPEKKGTAKGEEEGGPGEKKDESGEKKSDGKKDEADGEVEDGAEQDEEKSEAKEEPGPAEPLTDATKEKPQDNGSPKVAGKAEPQPGAVSELEGTRNQDAEGPQEKPVSPPAGGDSEVEVGGGEESAWDVKLRPEDFLPEEDLDVSGVPTADKAEPGSAASGTMPSFPAPPPTKADQVQAERDAEDAEDEAAEAEPEEDTGPPLESDPAVETEGGPGATSLADLATGKAAEAGAAKGDRPADPKLAEDQQKGPVEAQRTAQETAGKTEGDKDAAGGAVKESAARQEKEKPGEGASGREKKEPGESGKQEQAKGAEAGQHDKSGEQDQDKSGEQDQGKPVSGAPAESTDSGGQGEQPGGESSKPSEDSGKSEAESPKPQAEAPPKPTEEPARTETPSPKAPAPKSKAPKAEEPKKAEEPSKPEAAEKQEAAAESAPSKSGPAPAAPRGGGRGSTGGGGAKPAAKGKKSQAVPDLAQASPEAGLRTASGLKPHQAMKAMNGVNSAADRSVGDEHKKLSSAPPSMQRPAGAPQTLDGEPKADAPAEYSNSPADKADAPEKKDAEVTDQKKPEGKIPAEEVEEPDGWDTFLMGLGYVVGTVASWFDSDVKPEDLAAKFAGMPTQDEALKQAQAGNAPGVEMKGEAGEKSREQNESVDAKGEETAETGRDDTERRMGEDQVYPKAPKEELRGQVPERERGKGGGPEGGANTGAVPEEAASEVAEHERGKEFKASFSKGEQSLAEAKRKKEADSQKSKEKHRQSVDREVQKNTEEQSGQRQTTLDDVTGERQRWRDEQDAELQKLGTKKSEKREQAEKDVDKHEKDTDKKAEERKEEDNGKIRQKGRDAEGEAKTKRTETENQAGNWVEKAFEYIKQKFIELRDKIIEILRNAREKIIEFVENFKFDIEALINEIRETIIGLIKKLVDELVELAKALVQAIIDLANEIRKFIADLIERAIALVNKLAEALKQLINDLLEAIAKLLNDILSVLKKALEAMVQAVKDAIKAVLDFASKLLSGLGQFMMIAADFLSDPGGWLSGAKGSAEDGAKNHFFREVKNAVKTWFQQKIEEIIGLPKEIINKLIKGGLTLEWIVKQVWDAVVPQLPFIIGEIVITKVIAKLIPGAGWVMAVIDAIKTAIGALGEILRAFGAVLTWLRSVRKGGAGVLFAKAVAAGVVALLELAYEFLLSGIGKYVGKVGSRLKDIAKRMATKGRKKKPGQGAGDEDPRPGGRPGQRTDTPGPRNTRPGEGSRTGRPNARPGTNRRNERPGRRNDERRNDTGRRDNGRDERDRERQDDRTSPSSAARQAANKPGGKPGPDRDAPKPDRNHRGRSESDQDRRRREDNDRDRPDKDPRDRDQRPDKDNPDSRDRKPTDRDDSPAAKDKNGNPKGKKDEDKPDTKPTPAAKPKPKPDPPRKTREDTDTKKDKGDDNQKPKDDDTGTKKQDDEDTSRRQDDGSSQRKDKDQDPNKAKDGSGQRRRTKDDASRRDKRKDSDSRKPERDKGDSPGRPKTPKDKTNRTNKENSASEKSKRLALILARIRPIIKRRTKHGMAEDAVDAMLQSMRRHYRLGRLYRSGTPRSILYASLSPPTPFEDLHKEKEPDKNEDALYDEQQPDPHPPVEMDDKLLAKHGTDWHSSVVTDIDKKDRKFSVYGHGKLGKREFDIEFSEKRRWKDFPKRQGAAESSFLFGEKFEKVRHKADWGAGGRDSQNWRHARQSLSYSRRASFFVGDHREWHHIYEQAAGGPNSVENVASTTHTFNNKFAAWYATKRKGRFMGENLNGRTVREFLKDKSPDEHWRWGELCLKVHGKILRGLSSPRGSYQELF